From a single Maritimibacter sp. DP1N21-5 genomic region:
- the gatC gene encoding Asp-tRNA(Asn)/Glu-tRNA(Gln) amidotransferase subunit GatC: protein MSIDKDTARKVAHLARIRVEEDALPALAEEFNTILGFIEQLNEVNVDGIEPMTSVTPMRLKRREDVVTEGNQADKILKNAPDAREGFFAVPKVVE, encoded by the coding sequence ATGTCGATCGACAAGGACACCGCGCGCAAGGTCGCGCATCTGGCCCGCATCCGGGTGGAGGAAGACGCGCTTCCCGCGCTGGCCGAGGAATTCAACACGATCCTCGGGTTCATCGAGCAGTTGAACGAGGTGAACGTGGACGGGATCGAGCCCATGACCTCGGTCACGCCGATGCGCCTCAAGCGCCGCGAGGACGTGGTCACCGAAGGCAATCAGGCCGACAAGATCCTCAAGAACGCCCCCGACGCCCGCGAGGGCTTTTTCGCCGTGCCGAAGGTGGTTGAATGA
- a CDS encoding ceramidase domain-containing protein: MDWTAAVDAYCERLGPGFWAEPLNAVTNLAFLVSAFVMWRQVRHRPDLPLAQLLTGILAVIGIGSFQFHTFATRWAGVADTAPILIFVLVFTFATAHDLMKQPLIWAAAITLGFFPFTALVAQAAPMLPWLGSSVGYLPILLWLAGFAFMATGKLAWDLWTATALLALSLFLRTLDEPMCGQLPIGTHFLWHCLNALLLGWLIATYLRNVPPPAPPLAKPAPQG, from the coding sequence ATGGACTGGACCGCCGCTGTCGATGCCTATTGCGAACGCCTGGGGCCGGGCTTCTGGGCCGAACCCCTCAACGCGGTGACGAACCTTGCGTTCCTTGTCTCCGCCTTTGTGATGTGGCGGCAGGTCCGGCACCGCCCCGATCTGCCGCTCGCGCAGCTTCTGACAGGCATCCTCGCGGTCATCGGCATCGGATCCTTCCAGTTTCACACCTTCGCGACGCGCTGGGCGGGGGTGGCCGATACCGCGCCGATCCTGATCTTCGTGCTGGTCTTCACCTTCGCGACCGCGCACGACCTCATGAAGCAGCCGCTCATCTGGGCCGCGGCGATCACGCTGGGGTTCTTTCCCTTCACTGCGCTGGTGGCACAGGCCGCGCCGATGCTGCCCTGGCTCGGCTCTTCGGTGGGCTACCTGCCGATCCTCCTCTGGCTCGCGGGTTTCGCCTTCATGGCTACGGGCAAGCTCGCCTGGGACCTCTGGACGGCGACCGCTCTTCTTGCGCTCTCGCTCTTTCTGCGCACGCTGGACGAGCCGATGTGCGGCCAGTTGCCCATCGGCACGCATTTCCTGTGGCACTGCCTGAACGCGCTTCTGCTCGGATGGCTGATCGCGACCTACCTGCGCAATGTCCCGCCACCCGCCCCGCCGCTTGCGAAGCCAGCGCCACAGGGCTAA
- a CDS encoding metal-dependent hydrolase: protein MKIIWLGHASLRIEIGGQVLLIDPWLEGNPMLEEGQYDVATSGATHVLVTHGHGDHASSGAALCKKLGVPAVGIFDLMSHWEEKHGIDVIGFNKGGTVDLGGVKVTMVNATHSSSFSGSDGPVYAGHESGFMIEGEGHVIYVSGDTDIMADMGWMGDLHKPDIGILCAGGHFTMDMKRAAYAAKRYFDFKTVIPYHYRTFPLLAQSAEVLAEGLPGVEVIEPQVMEPIEI from the coding sequence ATGAAAATCATCTGGCTCGGACACGCAAGCCTGCGCATCGAAATCGGCGGTCAGGTTCTTCTGATCGACCCTTGGCTCGAAGGGAACCCCATGCTGGAAGAAGGCCAGTATGACGTGGCGACGTCGGGCGCGACCCATGTGCTCGTCACCCATGGTCACGGCGACCACGCGTCCTCGGGTGCGGCGCTGTGCAAGAAACTCGGCGTGCCTGCGGTCGGGATTTTCGACCTCATGAGCCATTGGGAGGAAAAGCACGGGATCGACGTGATCGGCTTCAACAAGGGCGGCACGGTCGATCTGGGGGGCGTCAAGGTCACCATGGTCAACGCCACGCATAGTTCCTCGTTCTCCGGGTCCGATGGCCCGGTCTACGCGGGCCACGAGAGCGGCTTCATGATCGAGGGCGAGGGCCACGTGATCTATGTGTCGGGCGACACCGACATCATGGCCGACATGGGGTGGATGGGCGATCTGCACAAACCCGACATCGGCATCCTCTGCGCGGGCGGCCATTTCACCATGGACATGAAGCGCGCGGCCTATGCGGCCAAGCGGTATTTCGATTTCAAGACGGTCATCCCCTACCATTACCGGACCTTCCCGCTGCTCGCGCAATCGGCCGAGGTGCTTGCCGAAGGTCTGCCCGGAGTCGAGGTGATCGAGCCGCAGGTGATGGAACCCATCGAGATCTGA
- a CDS encoding SOS response-associated peptidase produces the protein MCGRMANTLPHDMVAKIFAAQPANALPPVPNFNVCPTTDVAVVTSDSERRLRAMRWGFIPHWYKKPNDGPLLINARSETVTEKPAFRNAVRERRCLVPVSGFYEWERSGETKVPHYFHRADGEPLVMAGIWQDWGADRMPTFAVLTIGANALMSPIHDRIPVVVEKGDWGKWLGEEGHGAAVLLQPPAEDVLTFHRVGQAVNSNRATGPELIEPVAA, from the coding sequence ATGTGCGGGCGGATGGCGAATACGCTGCCCCATGACATGGTGGCAAAGATCTTCGCGGCGCAGCCCGCGAACGCCCTGCCGCCGGTGCCAAACTTCAACGTCTGCCCCACGACCGATGTCGCTGTGGTGACCTCGGACAGCGAACGGCGGCTCAGGGCCATGCGCTGGGGCTTCATCCCGCATTGGTACAAGAAACCGAACGACGGTCCGCTCCTGATCAATGCGCGGTCCGAGACGGTGACGGAGAAACCCGCGTTCAGGAATGCGGTGCGCGAACGGCGCTGTCTGGTGCCGGTGTCGGGGTTTTATGAATGGGAACGCTCCGGCGAGACCAAGGTGCCGCACTACTTCCACCGCGCGGATGGCGAGCCGCTGGTCATGGCGGGCATCTGGCAGGACTGGGGTGCGGACCGCATGCCGACCTTCGCGGTGCTCACGATCGGTGCCAATGCGCTCATGTCACCGATCCACGACCGGATTCCGGTGGTCGTGGAAAAGGGCGACTGGGGCAAATGGCTGGGGGAAGAGGGCCACGGCGCGGCGGTTCTGCTGCAGCCGCCGGCGGAGGACGTCCTGACCTTCCACAGGGTCGGCCAAGCGGTCAATTCCAACCGCGCCACGGGCCCGGAGCTGATCGAACCCGTGGCGGCCTGA
- a CDS encoding DUF1992 domain-containing protein, with protein MDHPLIDLISARIAEAERNGDFDNLPGAGKPLPPEDDPQNALLKRVMRENGAVPPFVAMARELERLRAELRETGDRVRRRDLMKEMSMMEAKIDIARKQWSR; from the coding sequence ATGGATCATCCCCTCATCGACCTGATCTCGGCCAGAATCGCAGAAGCCGAACGTAATGGCGACTTCGACAACCTGCCCGGCGCGGGCAAGCCCCTGCCGCCGGAGGACGACCCGCAGAATGCACTTCTCAAGCGGGTGATGCGGGAAAACGGCGCGGTGCCCCCCTTCGTCGCCATGGCGCGCGAGTTGGAGCGGCTTAGGGCCGAATTGCGCGAAACCGGGGACAGGGTGCGGCGCAGGGACCTCATGAAGGAGATGTCCATGATGGAAGCGAAGATCGACATCGCCCGAAAGCAGTGGAGCCGCTGA
- a CDS encoding glutathione S-transferase family protein: MTLALYGHPFANYCWKVYIAARERGLDYDARMVDPDHPEHQAVCAEANPGGQFPVLVDGDTRISESAAIIDYLDLKPGPGAFMIPENPMEAIEARMMDRMIDDYLAGPQGRLVLIALRPEGSGDPHGETSNRAQLDAAYVWFDRWMEDRTWAAADRFTLADCSAAGAIFYAHWTHPIPENLTHLHAYRKRLLARPSVAATVDDARYFRPFFPLGDGRDPDLP, encoded by the coding sequence ATGACCCTCGCCCTCTACGGCCATCCTTTCGCCAACTATTGCTGGAAGGTCTACATCGCCGCCCGTGAACGAGGGCTCGACTATGACGCGCGGATGGTCGATCCCGACCACCCGGAGCATCAGGCTGTCTGCGCCGAGGCTAACCCCGGCGGGCAGTTTCCCGTGCTCGTCGATGGCGACACGCGGATTTCGGAATCGGCGGCGATCATCGACTACCTTGATCTGAAGCCCGGTCCTGGTGCCTTCATGATCCCCGAGAATCCAATGGAGGCCATCGAAGCGCGCATGATGGACCGGATGATCGACGATTACCTCGCCGGCCCGCAAGGTCGCCTCGTCCTCATCGCCCTGCGCCCCGAAGGGTCCGGAGACCCGCATGGCGAAACGAGCAACCGCGCGCAGCTCGACGCCGCCTATGTCTGGTTCGACCGCTGGATGGAGGACCGCACATGGGCCGCCGCAGACCGCTTCACCCTTGCCGATTGCTCGGCGGCGGGCGCGATCTTCTACGCCCATTGGACACATCCGATTCCGGAGAACCTCACGCATCTCCACGCCTACCGCAAACGCTTGCTCGCCCGACCCTCGGTCGCCGCCACCGTGGACGACGCACGCTATTTCCGCCCCTTTTTCCCGCTGGGGGACGGGCGCGATCCGGACCTTCCCTGA
- a CDS encoding bifunctional UDP-sugar hydrolase/5'-nucleotidase has product MKHRVLASTAVLALTSGMAWADYSLTILHTNDFHARFEPISAFDSGCSAEDNTAGECFGGSARLVTAIEEAKGRTNNWLLVDGGDQFQGTLFYTYYKGALAAEMMNKMGYDAMTVGNHEFDDGPEVLAGFMDAVDFPVLMSNADVSGEPLLADKLAKSTIIEKGGERIGLIGLTPVDTDELSSPGPNVIFTQPADAVQGEVDRLTEEGVNKIIVLSHSGYGVDQMVAENTTGVDVIVGGHTNTLLGDMEGAAGPYPTMVGSTAIVSAYAYGKFLGELNVTFDDEGNVTEAVGAPLIMDAAVTEDEGTVARIAEAAGPLDEIRNRVVAETAEAIDGSRETCRAGECQMGNLVAEAMLARVADQGVQIAITNGGGLRASIDAGEVTMGEVLTVLPFQNTLSTFEATGATIVEALENGVSQIEEGGGRFPQVAGLQFTYNPGAEPGSRIVDVYTMEGMDWAPIDPEKTYLVVSNNFVRTGGDGYSMFEDAANAYDFGPDLADVTAEYIASMAPYQPFTDGRIKVAE; this is encoded by the coding sequence ATGAAACATCGCGTTCTGGCGTCGACCGCCGTTCTGGCGTTGACCAGTGGCATGGCTTGGGCGGATTATTCGCTCACCATTCTGCACACCAACGATTTCCATGCCCGTTTCGAGCCGATTTCGGCGTTCGATTCCGGCTGTTCGGCCGAAGACAACACGGCGGGCGAGTGCTTTGGCGGCTCGGCGCGCCTGGTGACGGCCATCGAGGAGGCCAAGGGGCGCACCAACAACTGGCTCCTCGTCGACGGCGGGGATCAGTTTCAGGGCACGCTCTTCTACACCTACTACAAGGGTGCTCTCGCGGCCGAAATGATGAACAAGATGGGCTATGACGCGATGACCGTCGGCAACCACGAGTTCGACGACGGGCCGGAAGTGCTGGCCGGCTTCATGGATGCGGTGGACTTCCCCGTGCTCATGTCCAACGCCGACGTTTCGGGCGAGCCATTGCTCGCCGACAAGCTCGCCAAGTCCACGATCATCGAGAAGGGCGGCGAGAGGATCGGGCTCATCGGTCTGACTCCGGTCGACACCGACGAACTGTCCTCGCCCGGTCCGAACGTGATCTTCACGCAGCCGGCGGACGCCGTGCAGGGCGAGGTCGACCGACTGACCGAGGAGGGCGTGAACAAGATCATCGTTCTCAGCCACTCGGGTTATGGCGTTGACCAGATGGTGGCCGAAAACACCACGGGCGTCGATGTGATCGTGGGCGGCCACACCAACACGCTTCTGGGCGACATGGAGGGGGCCGCAGGGCCCTATCCGACCATGGTGGGATCGACGGCGATCGTGTCGGCCTATGCCTATGGCAAGTTCCTGGGCGAGTTGAACGTGACCTTCGACGACGAGGGCAACGTGACCGAGGCGGTGGGCGCACCGCTCATCATGGATGCGGCGGTGACCGAGGATGAGGGCACCGTGGCTCGAATCGCCGAGGCCGCCGGGCCGCTTGACGAGATCCGCAACCGGGTCGTGGCCGAAACCGCCGAAGCCATCGACGGATCGCGCGAAACCTGTCGGGCAGGGGAATGTCAGATGGGCAACCTGGTGGCCGAGGCAATGCTGGCGCGGGTCGCCGATCAGGGTGTGCAGATCGCGATCACCAATGGTGGCGGTCTGCGGGCCTCGATCGACGCGGGCGAGGTGACGATGGGCGAAGTGCTGACGGTGCTTCCGTTCCAGAACACGCTGTCGACCTTCGAGGCTACCGGCGCGACCATCGTCGAGGCGTTGGAGAACGGCGTGAGCCAGATCGAAGAGGGTGGCGGGCGTTTCCCGCAGGTCGCCGGGCTTCAGTTCACCTACAATCCGGGTGCCGAACCGGGCAGCCGGATCGTGGACGTCTATACGATGGAAGGCATGGACTGGGCGCCGATCGACCCGGAGAAGACTTATCTCGTGGTCTCAAACAACTTCGTGCGCACGGGCGGTGACGGTTACTCGATGTTCGAGGATGCGGCCAACGCCTATGACTTCGGGCCGGACCTGGCGGACGTGACGGCCGAATACATCGCCTCCATGGCGCCCTATCAGCCGTTCACCGACGGGCGGATCAAGGTCGCCGAATAA
- a CDS encoding DUF952 domain-containing protein has translation MLIYKIFRADEWTAFRANGETKGAPVDLADGYIHFSTAAQVAETAAKHFAGAEGLVLLALDSERLGAALKWEPSRGGQLFPHLYRPLHLDDVLWDAPLLLGPEGHILPEGVK, from the coding sequence ATGCTGATCTACAAGATTTTCCGTGCGGACGAGTGGACCGCGTTCCGGGCAAACGGCGAAACGAAGGGCGCACCCGTCGATCTCGCCGATGGCTACATCCATTTCTCTACCGCCGCGCAGGTGGCCGAGACAGCGGCCAAGCACTTCGCCGGAGCCGAAGGGCTCGTGCTCCTCGCACTCGACAGCGAGCGTCTGGGCGCGGCGCTCAAATGGGAGCCTTCGCGCGGCGGGCAGTTGTTTCCGCATCTCTACCGTCCGCTTCACCTCGACGACGTCCTCTGGGACGCGCCCCTCCTCTTGGGCCCCGAGGGCCATATCCTGCCTGAAGGCGTGAAATGA
- a CDS encoding quinone-dependent dihydroorotate dehydrogenase, protein MNLIEKAGLMALHRVDPERSHRLALMAMKAGFVPLSGTYTSPALATRLAGLDLPNPVGLAAGYDKNAEVVDALTQAGFGWIEVGAITPRAQTGNPKPRLFRLSEDQAVINRFGFNNEGMDAAQSRLAKRNRRSGVPVGLNLGANKDSVDRAADYVAVLERCADVVDFVTVNVSSPNTEKLRDLQGAAALTALLRGVMAARDARDKPLPVFLKIAPDLNADEITEIAGVAREAKLDAIIATNTTLDREGLKSASGGEKGGLSGVPLFEKSTRVLAQLSRDLDGALPLVGVGGISSPADAYAKIRAGASAVQLYSALVYKGLSLVTEIAKGLETHLAKDGFGHISDAVATDRSAWL, encoded by the coding sequence ATGAATCTGATCGAAAAAGCCGGGCTCATGGCCCTTCACCGGGTCGATCCCGAACGGTCGCACCGGCTTGCGCTTATGGCGATGAAAGCCGGGTTCGTGCCGCTCTCTGGCACCTACACCTCGCCCGCGCTCGCCACCCGGCTCGCCGGGCTCGACCTGCCCAACCCGGTCGGGCTCGCAGCGGGCTACGACAAGAACGCAGAAGTGGTGGATGCGCTGACACAGGCCGGCTTCGGCTGGATCGAGGTCGGCGCGATCACACCACGTGCGCAGACCGGCAACCCGAAGCCGCGCCTCTTTCGCCTGTCCGAGGATCAGGCGGTCATCAACCGCTTCGGGTTCAACAACGAGGGCATGGACGCGGCCCAGTCCCGGCTTGCCAAACGCAACCGCAGGAGCGGCGTTCCCGTCGGCCTAAACCTCGGCGCGAACAAGGATAGCGTGGATCGGGCGGCGGATTACGTCGCCGTGCTCGAACGCTGCGCCGATGTGGTCGATTTCGTCACGGTGAACGTATCCTCCCCCAACACCGAGAAATTGCGCGACCTGCAAGGCGCGGCCGCCCTCACCGCGCTCCTGCGCGGGGTCATGGCGGCGCGGGACGCCCGGGACAAGCCGCTACCCGTCTTCCTCAAGATCGCGCCCGATCTGAACGCGGACGAGATCACGGAAATCGCCGGCGTCGCGCGTGAGGCAAAGCTCGACGCAATCATCGCGACCAATACGACGCTGGACCGCGAAGGTTTGAAAAGTGCAAGCGGGGGCGAAAAAGGCGGGCTTTCCGGCGTGCCATTGTTCGAAAAGTCCACGCGAGTGCTCGCCCAGCTTTCCCGCGATCTCGATGGCGCCCTGCCCCTCGTCGGCGTCGGCGGTATCTCCTCGCCTGCCGATGCCTATGCCAAGATCCGCGCCGGTGCTTCCGCCGTGCAACTCTACTCCGCCCTCGTCTACAAGGGCCTTTCCCTCGTGACCGAGATCGCGAAGGGCCTCGAAACCCACCTCGCCAAGGACGGCTTCGGCCATATCTCCGACGCCGTCGCAACCGACAGGAGCGCATGGCTATGA
- the arsC gene encoding arsenate reductase (glutaredoxin) (This arsenate reductase requires both glutathione and glutaredoxin to convert arsenate to arsenite, after which the efflux transporter formed by ArsA and ArsB can extrude the arsenite from the cell, providing resistance.), with translation MTVTIWHNPRCTKSRETLKLLTGRGIDPEVRLYLDNAPDAAELRHALDLLGIAAIDLVRTKEAEFKAEGLTKDSPDDLLIAAMAGTPKLIERPVVFANGKAALGRPPENVLAIL, from the coding sequence ATGACCGTCACCATCTGGCACAACCCCCGCTGCACCAAATCCCGCGAAACGCTGAAGCTTCTGACCGGTCGCGGGATCGACCCGGAGGTGCGGCTCTACCTCGACAACGCGCCGGATGCCGCGGAACTGCGCCATGCGCTCGACCTGCTGGGGATCGCCGCCATCGACCTCGTCCGCACCAAGGAAGCCGAGTTCAAGGCGGAAGGCTTGACGAAGGACAGCCCCGACGACCTGCTCATCGCGGCCATGGCCGGCACGCCCAAGCTCATCGAACGTCCCGTGGTCTTCGCGAACGGAAAAGCCGCGCTTGGCCGCCCGCCGGAAAACGTGCTCGCCATCCTCTGA
- a CDS encoding MATE family efflux transporter — translation MSESRFAATDITHRRVLKIALPVVAANVTVPILGAVDTGVVGQLGEAAPIGAVGIGAVVLTAFYWLFGFLRMGTTGLAAQALGRGDRAELAALLTRAMMIGLGAGVSLILLQGPLFWLAFRIAPASAEVEALARAYMGIRIWSAPAMIAGYGISGWLIAQERTRAVLAVQLVMNGMNVALDLLFVLGFGWGVEGVALATFLSEWSGLALGLWFCRGAFRVPDWRDWARVFDRERLLRIARVNSDILIRSLILEAMIVSFMFWGADFGDVTLAANQVLLQFLHITAYGMDGFAFGAEALVGQAMGAGNRAALRRAAIVSSIWGAVVVLGFALAFALAGGWIIDVMATDSAVREAARAFLPWMVVAPLAGWAAWMLDGIFIGATRTADMRNMMVVSGLIYVACAVPLVAVWGNHGLWAAYLVSYAARGVTLGLRYPALEREVSPR, via the coding sequence ATGTCTGAGAGCCGGTTCGCGGCCACGGACATCACCCACAGGCGGGTTCTGAAGATCGCGTTGCCCGTCGTCGCGGCGAATGTGACCGTGCCGATCCTGGGCGCGGTGGACACTGGCGTCGTGGGCCAGTTGGGCGAAGCGGCACCCATCGGGGCGGTGGGCATCGGGGCGGTGGTCCTGACCGCCTTCTACTGGCTCTTCGGCTTCCTGCGCATGGGCACAACCGGGCTCGCCGCGCAGGCGCTGGGCCGGGGCGACCGGGCCGAGCTTGCAGCGCTTCTGACACGGGCGATGATGATCGGCCTTGGGGCCGGGGTGTCGCTGATCCTCCTACAGGGGCCGCTCTTCTGGCTCGCCTTCCGGATCGCGCCCGCGAGCGCCGAGGTCGAAGCGCTTGCCCGCGCCTATATGGGCATTCGCATCTGGTCGGCCCCGGCGATGATCGCGGGCTACGGGATCAGCGGCTGGCTCATCGCGCAGGAACGGACCCGCGCGGTGCTCGCGGTGCAGCTTGTCATGAACGGCATGAACGTGGCGCTCGATCTCCTGTTCGTTCTCGGTTTCGGCTGGGGCGTCGAGGGCGTCGCCTTGGCGACCTTCCTCTCGGAGTGGTCCGGGCTCGCGCTGGGCCTGTGGTTCTGCCGGGGCGCGTTCCGGGTGCCGGACTGGCGGGACTGGGCGCGGGTCTTCGACCGGGAGCGGCTTCTGCGCATTGCGCGGGTCAACTCGGACATCCTGATCCGGTCCCTCATCCTCGAGGCGATGATCGTGAGCTTCATGTTCTGGGGCGCGGATTTCGGCGACGTGACGCTCGCGGCCAATCAGGTCCTTCTCCAGTTCCTGCACATCACCGCCTACGGGATGGACGGCTTCGCCTTCGGGGCCGAGGCGCTTGTCGGGCAGGCCATGGGGGCGGGGAACCGGGCCGCGCTGCGCCGTGCGGCCATTGTATCGAGTATCTGGGGCGCGGTGGTCGTCCTGGGCTTTGCCCTCGCCTTCGCGTTGGCAGGGGGTTGGATCATCGACGTGATGGCGACCGACAGCGCGGTGCGGGAGGCGGCGCGGGCGTTCCTGCCATGGATGGTCGTCGCGCCTCTCGCGGGTTGGGCGGCTTGGATGCTCGACGGGATCTTCATCGGGGCCACGAGAACCGCGGACATGCGCAACATGATGGTGGTCTCGGGGCTGATTTACGTAGCCTGCGCCGTGCCTTTGGTGGCCGTCTGGGGCAACCACGGGCTCTGGGCGGCCTATCTGGTGAGCTATGCGGCACGCGGGGTCACGCTGGGGCTGCGCTATCCGGCGCTCGAGCGGGAGGTTTCGCCGCGCTGA
- a CDS encoding PaaI family thioesterase produces MKRPEPVQVIKERRDGALSMLVESVPYIGFLGVRFDRRGDELTAVLPFDDMIIGNPALPAIHGGVTASFLEIAAIIELGWSTMWTAVESGQLDVAAMTPSDLPRLPKTIDFTVDYLRSGLPRDAYARARINRSGRRYASVHVEAWQDNRARLFAQATGHFLMPDKNV; encoded by the coding sequence ATGAAGCGGCCGGAACCGGTGCAGGTCATCAAGGAACGGCGCGACGGGGCGCTGTCGATGCTGGTCGAGAGCGTGCCCTATATCGGGTTCCTGGGCGTGCGGTTCGACCGGCGGGGCGATGAGCTGACGGCGGTGCTGCCGTTCGACGACATGATCATCGGCAACCCGGCGCTGCCCGCGATCCATGGCGGCGTGACGGCGTCCTTCCTGGAAATCGCCGCGATCATAGAACTGGGTTGGTCGACCATGTGGACGGCGGTGGAAAGCGGGCAACTGGATGTGGCGGCGATGACGCCTTCCGATCTGCCGCGTCTGCCCAAGACCATCGACTTCACTGTTGATTACCTGCGCTCGGGCCTGCCGCGTGACGCCTATGCACGGGCGCGGATCAACCGGTCCGGGCGGCGCTATGCCAGCGTCCACGTGGAGGCCTGGCAGGACAACCGTGCCCGGCTCTTCGCGCAGGCCACCGGGCATTTCCTGATGCCGGACAAGAATGTCTGA
- a CDS encoding PaaI family thioesterase, with the protein MDKETKAQLAQHFTNAIPYSKALSMRLDDIGDGHAVISMPYDARFIGDPETGVIHGGAVSALMDTCGGAAVMSHPDAPLVTATLDLRIDYMRAATPGQRIVCRAECFHVTRSVAFMRCVTHDDDADNPIAMATGAFTADGGRAHKREVRA; encoded by the coding sequence ATGGACAAAGAGACAAAAGCGCAGCTTGCCCAGCACTTTACCAATGCGATCCCCTACTCGAAGGCACTGTCGATGCGCCTGGACGATATCGGCGACGGCCACGCGGTGATCTCGATGCCCTATGACGCGCGGTTCATCGGTGATCCCGAAACCGGGGTGATCCACGGCGGCGCGGTCTCGGCTCTTATGGACACCTGCGGCGGGGCCGCGGTGATGAGCCACCCGGATGCGCCATTGGTGACGGCGACGCTCGATCTGCGGATCGACTACATGCGCGCGGCGACGCCCGGACAGCGGATCGTGTGCCGGGCTGAATGCTTTCACGTCACGCGTTCGGTCGCCTTCATGCGCTGCGTGACCCACGACGACGACGCCGACAACCCGATCGCCATGGCCACCGGCGCCTTCACCGCCGACGGCGGTCGCGCCCACAAGCGCGAGGTGCGGGCATGA